In Musa acuminata AAA Group cultivar baxijiao chromosome BXJ2-3, Cavendish_Baxijiao_AAA, whole genome shotgun sequence, the following proteins share a genomic window:
- the LOC135607612 gene encoding probable protein phosphatase 2C 35: protein MSDVIRRYDPTPCEQAYQDGCVHVECFGHYKKWCRCRCNCCVHCHSTHAAADPSGVHEYDPSIAPPHRVRHVLSGASLGSSAVPCAGLRLQYSSLTQRGYYPGWPDRANQDSFYVKTQFQGNPDLHFFGVFDGHGDLGAQCSAFVRDRLTDILAGDPRLWENTTEAYRSAFAATNMALHDSEIDDSSSGTTAITVLVRGDTLVVANVGDSRAVAGVWDGDRVVAEDLSSDHKPLREDERERLRQYGAMVSGEEDPDERSLSDDEETYIPNTPRLWGRYFGLALSRSFGDSDLESVGLIAVPELKVVKLTANHSFFVVASDGVFDFLSSQAVVDMVQ from the coding sequence GATGGATGTGTGCATGTCGAGTGCTTTGGCCATTACAAGAAGTGGTGCCGctgccgctgcaactgctgcgtcCACTGCCATTCCACCCACGCCGCCGCTGACCCTTCTGGAGTCCACGAATACGACCCCTCGATTGCCCCGCCCCACAGGGTTCGCCACGTCCTCTCCGGAGCCTCGCTCGGCTCCTCCGCCGTCCCATGCGCCGGCCTCCGCCTGCAGTACTCCTCCCTCACGCAGCGGGGCTACTACCCCGGCTGGCCGGACCGCGCCAACCAGGACAGCTTCTACGTGAAGACGCAATTCCAGGGCAACCCGGACCTCCACTTCTTCGGCGTGTTCGACGGCCACGGCGACCTCGGCGCCCAGTGCTCCGCGTTCGTCCGCGACAGGCTCACGGACATCTTGGCCGGTGACCCTCGCCTGTGGGAAAACACCACGGAAGCATACCGCTCGGCCTTCGCCGCCACGAACATGGCGCTCCACGACAGCGAGATCGACGATTCCTCGAGCGGCACCACCGCGATCACAGTTCTCGTTCGGGGGGACACCCTCGTCGTGGCGAACGTGGGGGACTCGCGGGCGGTGGCAGGCGTTTGGGACGGAGATCGCGTGGTGGCGGAGGACCTGTCGAGCGACCATAAGCCGCTCCGGGAGGACGAGCGCGAGAGGTTGAGGCAGTACGGGGCGATGGTGTCGGGGGAGGAGGATCCCGACGAACGGAGCTTGAGCGACGATGAGGAGACATACATACCCAACACACCGAGGCTGTGGGGGCGGTACTTCGGATTGGCTTTATCGAGGAGCTTCGGAGACTCGGACTTGGAGAGCGTCGGCTTGATCGCTGTGCCGGAGCTGAAGGTGGTGAAACTAACCGCAAACCATTCGTTCTTCGTGGTGGCCAGCGATGGGGTCTTCGACTTCCTCTCAAGTCAAGCCGTGGTCGACATGGTACAGTAG